Proteins found in one Kluyveromyces marxianus DMKU3-1042 DNA, complete genome, chromosome 2 genomic segment:
- the ATO3 gene encoding acetate uptake transporter family protein produces MSTNSSQDLEKGVPETQNLENTGATTTHPYQHHIHNVSFDGDFVRLGDQTYRRSELLNAFAGDLNPGIHPRPPRNLANPVPLGLASFSFCCLVLSLINAQVRGVTNNKILVGACLFFGGAIELFAGLLCYPSGNTYGMTVFGAFGGFWISYGCIFTDQFHIVSSYADDPKMFNNAMGFFLAGWTVFTFLMLMCTLKSTWGLFLLLFFLELTFLMLTIGTFTAKEHVTKAGGYFGIFSSVCGWYSLYSGVADETNSYIPIKAYFMPNAPTV; encoded by the coding sequence ATGTCCACGAATTCGTCCCAAGACTTAGAGAAAGGAGTCCCTGAGACCCAAAACTTAGAGAACACAGGAGCTACCACGACGCATCCTTACCAACATCATATACACAATGTTTCATTCGACGGTGATTTTGTACGTTTGGGTGACCAGACTTACAGAAGATCGGAGTTGTTAAATGCATTTGCAGGTGATTTGAACCCTGGTATCCACCCACGCCCACCACGGAATTTGGCTAACCCAGTGCCATTGGGTCTAGCctcattctcattttgTTGCCTAGTCCTTTCGTTGATCAATGCCCAGGTTAGGGGTGTCACGAATAATAAGATTTTGGTTGGTGcatgtttgttttttggCGGTGCCATTGAGTTGTTCGCAGGATTGCTATGCTACCCAAGCGGGAACACATATGGTATGACAGTTTTCGGTGCGTTTGGAGGTTTCTGGATTTCGTACGGTTGCATTTTCACAGACCAATTCCATATTGTGTCGTCATACGCGGATGATCCAAAAATGTTCAACAATGCCATGGGGTTCTTTTTGGCAGGCTGGACTGTGTTTACGTTCTTGATGTTAATGTGTACTTTGAAATCTACATGGGGCTTGTTCCTCTTGCTATTCTTCCTTGAATTGACCTTCCTAATGTTGACGATAGGAACCTTTACCGCAAAGGAGCACGTGACCAAGGCTGGTGGATACTTTGGTATCTTTTCCTCGGTCTGCGGGTGGTATTCCTTATACAGCGGTGTTGCCGACGAAACCAACAGTTACATCCCTATAAAGGCTTACTTTATGCCAAATGCCCCAACTGTTTAG
- the NKP1 gene encoding Nkp1p, producing the protein MDLEADISQLIKQNLRPRFSSLTAEQQAQLDSIFPYNFDHDLFKHELMESLDDWKREEYTKVHNSIGDLQRLELGHLLDESSITFEKLNADIQKLPKFRLVDNDNDSDKGLLEEYDRLRTSLVTKCRVILKVRSEQASDINTQVIESVSSVVDVKQLRDEISLELKSLGQNLETILKSWPSLAEQDKAKIVQLIQSSELNLLLPKQKQIE; encoded by the coding sequence atgGATCTGGAAGCAGATATCTCACAATTGATTAAACAAAACCTGAGGCCGAGATTCTCATCACTAACCGCTGAACAGCAGGCTCAATTAGATAGTATTTTTCCTTACAATTTTGACCATGATCTGTTCAAGCATGAATTGATGGAGAGCTTAGATGATTGGAAGAGGGAGGAATATACAAAAGTACACAACAGTATAGGTGATCTGCAAAGATTAGAGCTAGGCCATTTACTGGACGAATCAAGTATTACATTCGAGAAATTGAATGCAGACATACAAAAACTGCCGAAGTTCCGGCTTGTGGATAACGACAATGATTCTGATAAAGGACTACTGGAGGAATATGACAGGCTAAGAACATCACTTGTTACCAAATGTAGAGTGATACTCAAAGTCAGAAGCGAACAAGCTTCAGATATAAATACCCAGGTTATTGAATCAGTGTCTTCTGTGGTTGACGTAAAACAATTACGCGATGAGATCTCACTTGAGTTAAAGTCGCTAGGCCAGAATCTGGAAACAATACTGAAATCATGGCCAAGTCTAGCGGAACAAGACAAAGCCAAAATAGTACAGTTGATTCAGTCTAGCGAGCTGAACTTGCTATTACCAAAGCAAAAACAAATCGAGTAG
- the RPP2B gene encoding ribosomal protein P2, which translates to MKYLAAYLLIAQGGVEAPSATEIKAVLESVGIEAEDAKIDALFAALEGKSINELIAEGQTKLASVPAGGAAAAAGSSGAAAASEEAAAEEKEEEAKEESDDDMGFGLFD; encoded by the coding sequence ATGAAGTACTTAGCAGCTTACTTGTTGATCGCTCAAGGTGGTGTTGAAGCCCCATCTGCCACTGAAATCAAGGCCGTTTTGGAATCCGTTGGTATCGAAGCTGAAGACGCTAAGATCGACGCTTTGTTCGCCGCTTTGGAAGGTAAGTCCATCAACGAATTGATCGCTGAAGGTCAAACCAAGTTGGCTTCTGTCCCAGCTGGtggtgctgctgccgctgctgGTTCTTCCGGTGCTGCTGCCGCTTCCGaagaagctgctgctgaagaaaaggaagaagaagctaaggAAGAATCCGATGATGACATGGGTTTCGGTTTGTTCGATTAA
- the ORT1 gene encoding Ort1p produces MSELESALKDIAYGSIAGAIGKVIEYPFDTVKVRLQTQPAHLFPTTWSCIHSTYVNEGIWKGFYQGIASPLFGAALENAVLFVSFNQCTNFLNTYTSLNSLMKTIVSGAFAGACASFVLTPVELIKCKLQVSNISNSSSATLRHTEVWPTVKSVIRERGILGLWQGQFSTLIRECIGGAVWFTTYEVMKLKLLALHPLEQENKTWELLAAGATAGVAFNASIFPADTVKSVCQTEHTNIVNALKIILRNHGFNGFYRGLGITLIRAAPANATVFYTYETLKKLF; encoded by the coding sequence ATGTCTGAACTTGAGTCAGCTTTGAAAGACATAGCATATGGTTCCATTGCTGGTGCCATAGGGAAAGTGATAGAGTATCCATTTGACACAGTGAAAGTCCGTTTACAGACACAGCCAGCTCATCTGTTTCCTACCACATGGTCATGCATACATTCTACTTATGTGAACGAAGGAATATGGAAAGGGTTCTACCAGGGAATAGCATCTCCTCTTTTTGGTGCAGCACTTGAGAATGctgttttatttgtttctttcaacCAGTGCACTAACTTTTTGAACACATATACCTCACTAAACTCTTTAATGAAAACAATAGTATCTGGTGCGTTTGCGGGTGCATGCGCGAGCTTTGTTTTGACACCCGTGGAGCTAATAAAGTGTAAATTGCAGGTTTCTAATATTTCGAACTCATCTTCTGCAACCTTGCGTCATACTGAGGTATGGCCCACAGTCAAGTCTGTCAtcagagaaagaggaattTTGGGTCTATGGCAAGGACAATTCAGCACTTTAATAAGAGAATGTATCGGTGGTGCTGTGTGGTTTACCACTTATGAGGTAATGAAATTAAAACTACTCGCATTGCATCCTCTAGAACAAGAGAATAAGACGTGGGAGCTTTTGGCTGCTGGTGCTACTGCTGGTGTCGCGTTTAACGCCAGTATATTCCCGGCTGACACTGTGAAGTCCGTTTGTCAAACAGAGCATACTAATATTGTCAATGCGCTGAAAATAATTTTAAGAAACCATGGTTTCAACGGCTTCTACCGTGGCCTTGGAATAACTTTAATCAGAGCTGCTCCAGCAAACGCAACGGTATTCTATACTTATGAAACATTAAAGAAACTATTCTAA
- the PMP47A gene encoding peroxisomal membrane protein PMP47B has product MALLTTIGMGSLYVAKGKNDERKTEHAKRTPKTWEEIAEEHENLVNMSDINPNDVDQLVHAIAGSLGGAASIAVTYPLVTITTNLQTKENEGTPKLEAIKAIYKKNGVAGYFLGLESAVYGMATTNFVYYYFYEWCAKTARTLASKQYLSTWESILASTIAGSMTAVASNPLWVANTRMTVNKSKSSTLGTMVEIVKSDGPMTLFNGLKPALVLVSNPIIQYTVYEQLKNLVLHIQKKKVLSPSWAFLLGAIGKLAATGTTYPYITLKTRMHLMQNSKKEQKSMWALILEIVKKDGISGLYNGVSVKLVQSIMTAAFLFFFKEGFIQWSLKLIKILRLVSKRKNIKSLSI; this is encoded by the exons ATGGCTCTCTTAACTACTATCGGTATGGGTTCACTCTACGTTGCCAAGGGCAAAAACGATGAAAGAAAGACTGAACATGCCAAAAGAACTCCAAAAACTTGGGAAGAAATTGCCGAAGAACACG AAAATCTGGTAAACATGTCAGATATTAATCCGAACGATGTGGACCAGTTGGTACATGCTATTGCTGGTTCGTTAGGAGGAGCGGCCTCAATTGCGGTAACATATCCGCTAGTAACGATAACTACCAACCTTCAGACCAAAGAGAATGAGGGTACGCCCAAATTGGAAGCTATTAAGGCGATCTACAAGAAGAATGGTGTGGCAGGTTATTTCCTAGGATTAGAAAGTGCTGTTTACGGTATGGCTACCACAAATTTTGTGTATTACTACTTTTACGAATGGTGTGCGAAAACTGCTAGAACACTTGCATCGAAACAGTATCTCAGTACATGGGAATCTATCCTGGCCAGTACCATTGCCGGTTCAATGACTGCTGTCGCCAGTAACCCATTGTGGGTAGCTAATACCAGAATGACTGTTAACAAGAGTAAAAGCTCTACTTTGGGCACCATGGTGGAGATTGTAAAATCAGATGGACCTATGACACTTTTCAATGGATTGAAGCCAGCTTTGGTACTTGTTTCCAACCCTATCATTCAATATACTGTATACGAACAGTTGAAGAACCTGGTGCTacatattcaaaagaagaaagtgcTAAGTCCAAGCTGGGCTTTTCTACTAGGTGCCATTGGTAAGTTAGCTGCGACCGGTACCACTTATCCATATATTACCCTCAAGACCAGAATGCACTTGATGCAAAACTCGAAGAAAGAACAGAAATCTATGTGGGCCTTGATTTTGGAAATAGTTAAGAAAGATGGAATTTCAGGACTATACAACGGTGTTTCTGTGAAATTAGTACAAAGTATCATGACTGCAGCATTcctattctttttcaaggAAGGTTTCATCCAATGGTCTTTGAAGCTTATCAAAATACTACGTTTGGTgagtaaaagaaaaaatatcaaatctTTGTCTATCTAA
- the COI1 gene encoding Coi1p — MSNPFQNIGRNFAYLCIGLTASVIIVKTVVRDSKVSKFDPQNLASAQTSAEDAHYANLAEIKPGFPLKKGDEESQIKRKSEFEGAGLSYVTRKRGDRLGFLDRRKEE; from the coding sequence ATGTCTAACCCATTCCAGAATATTGGTAGAAACTTTGCGTACTTGTGTATTGGTCTAACGGCCTCCGTTATAATTGTCAAAACAGTGGTTCGTGATTCTAAAGTTTCCAAATTTGATCCTCAAAACCTAGCTTCTGCTCAGACATCAGCAGAGGATGCTCATTACGCTAATCTGGCTGAGATTAAGCCTGGATTTCCGTTGAAGAAAGGTGACGAGGAGTCCCAAATCAAGAGGAAGAGTGAGTTTGAAGGGGCTGGACTTTCCTATGTTACTAGAAAACGTGGGGATAGACTAGGATTCTTGGacagaagaaaggaagaatgA
- the YRA1 gene encoding RNA-binding protein YRA1 yields MSALDQSLDEIIGSAKQARRNNKTGPKKVSKNINRNRPRPGTGPAKGPKKGPTAAALVPALLRAPLSTRVNVEGLPRDINQDAVKEFFNHQVGGVQKALLSYNERGNSTGMATITFKNVEQANLAVKKFNNAPIDGGKSKLRLTLIVDPSQKTLLDRIRPVQNVAAKNAAKKQVPAKAQPKKKTAGPNKKAIAAKQKKRAKPEKKSLEDLDKEMADYFEESK; encoded by the exons atgtCCGCTTTAGATCAATCTTTGGATGAAATTATTGGTTCTGCTAAGCAGGccagaagaaacaacaagACCGGCccaaagaaggtttctAAGAATATCAACAGAAACCGTCCTAGACCAGGAACTGGTCCAGCCAAGGGTCCAAAGAAGGGTCCTACCGCTGCTGCCCTAGTGCCAGCATTGCTAAGAGCCCCTCTATCTACCAGAGTTAATGTCGAAGGTTTGCCAAGAGACATTAACCAAGATGCTGTCAAA GAATTTTTCAATCACCAAGTCGGTGGTGTCCAAAAGGCTTTGTTGAGTTATAACGAAAGAGGTAATTCCACTGGTATGGCTACTATCACTTTCAAGAACGTTGAACAAGCCAACCTAGCTGTCAAGAAATTTAACAATGCTCCAATCGATGGTGGTAAATCAAAGCTAAGATTAACTCTAATTGTTGATCCAAGCCAAAAGACTCTATTGGACAGAATTCGTCCAGTCCAAAATGTTGCGGCCAAGAACGCTGCTAAGAAGCAGGTACCAGCAAAGGCtcaaccaaagaagaagacagcAGGTCCAAACAAGAAGGCCATTGCAGCcaagcaaaagaagagagcAAAGCCAGAAAAGAAGTCTTTGGAAGACTTGGACAAGGAAATGGCCGActactttgaagaatctaAGTAA
- the AFI1 gene encoding Afi1p, producing the protein MKPSYRVKNGLNSHLRQSQKEHAQSNPNVQFIVAAEFDNKSGPVIKHQYPKTIPGFRTVGNDSLGSHLASLMIPNSVENHPGKADFTVFVLYKYQNMYQLFPVSSNKDAEKALDAASIIEEEALDEEQEDSFPNGNLDSGLANNGKQTHEPPLFFLSVVNTLLDKNNDRGAYIKAIALGTTMTNFYTFKPLLTMVLDYYMSSNTNDVRILIDCFDMINSLDLSLVTRFHSNTILQSILNSINDEDITSKIFDPQDSSLPNILRVNELPRKDRYGNEIQFKKRVLQYKFSTFIPKVLPAYFTKIPLQIDLIKHDNIKIETNYNHSILKLLLRLIPMFKELNDSEYSWRLMINSTQSSKDELCQFVIALSNLINGFCSDYFDGSSICIFPYMEISIIDVFRENFTGEFTKGKFFSVAGVSNPIFQYQVDVWDYYYDMDTDILIKSKSLSPEEKNKVKTQGIRSIFSRYTSSQEQVNKQNRAKLHTKEGLMTIIINLLIKGQHDNETVLNTLKRASILQLLHLINNGRDGINGVEMTLKDQYIINYKDLIVFADIFEYNSLKVLNLLNNLELDISKIFWPNITNTYQIKKRLLLDLYKHLKQLHKFISVNKKNLGKFLNIAMNYPLVSAFDGINIAQDDLADLNIEKLLASERSSMKSIDSLYDGSAPNDTIDHFNTYKAFNLLLLPLFLNPQLEHDDSSFLGGLGPPAPLMRLSTGRNYNYQSDSSLSMISSIYETNDIMSHDVNYENSLIDDATTIFTTKSNIPDLSSLINKCRQMSIKILYRIQRHHIGRLIVNSKLNPLFRVTYQTAKQELFNSSDNTSTLNSNGHTLPQPNQYLPSTPPVSADAIKPRNSLRHSTASSPKLESSMKLSVSRRDLLKDLSLINVDSETNGLPALTNTPNRHDLLESLAKLEISPKQQNNL; encoded by the coding sequence ATGAAGCCATCATACCGCGTGAAAAATGGATTAAACTCACATCTACGACAATCTCAAAAAGAACATGCACAATCAAACCCCAACGTCCAGTTCATTGTTGCAGCTGAGTTTGACAACAAATCGGGACCTGTCATCAAGCATCAATATCCTAAAACAATTCCGGGGTTTCGAACAGTCGGTAACGATTCCTTAGGCTCGCATTTGGCAAGTTTAATGATTCCGAATAGCGTTGAGAATCATCCAGGCAAGGCAGATTTCACCGTATTCGTCCTATACAAGTATCAAAATATGTACCAGCTATTCCCTGTTTCGAGTAATAAAGATGCAGAGAAAGCGCTGGATGCAGCATCAATTATTGAGGAAGAGGCTCTCGAtgaagagcaagaagatAGTTTTCCAAACGGGAATTTGGATTCTGGATTAGCAAATAACGGTAAACAGACGCATGAACCACCACTATTTTTCCTAAGTGTAGTAAATACCCTACTTGATAAGAATAATGATAGAGGTGCATATATAAAAGCAATTGCATTGGGGACTACGATGACAAACTTCTATACGTTCAAACCCCTACTAACTATGGTTCTAGATTACTACATGAGTTCCAATACTAACGATGTAAGGATACTTATAGACTGTTTTGATATGATCAATAGTCTGGATCTTTCATTGGTTACAAGatttcattcaaatactattcttcaaagtattTTGAACTCAATAAATGACGAGGATATTACTTCCAAAATTTTTGATCCACAGGACTCTTCATTGCCAAATATCTTACGAGTCAACGAATTACCGAGGAAAGATCGCTACGGAAATGAAATTCAATTTAAAAAGAGAGTTCTTCAATATAAGTTTTCAACATTTATACCAAAGGTTTTACCTGCGTACTTCACCAAGATACCATTACAAATTGATCTTATAAAACATGATAATAtaaaaattgaaacaaaCTATAATCACTCAATCCTTAAACTCTTATTAAGACTTATACCTATGTTCAAAGAGCTCAATGATTCAGAATATTCATGGAGGCTCATGATAAATTCTACCCAATCATCCAAAGATGAACTATGTCAATTTGTGATAGCATTATCTAATCTCATAAATGGGTTTTGTTCAGATTATTTTGATGGTTCATCTATATGTATTTTCCCTTACATGGAGATATCAATTATTGACGTGTTCAGAGAAAACTTTACGGGCGAGTTTACGAAAGggaaatttttcagtgtAGCTGGTGTATCAAATCCAATATTCCAATATCAAGTCGATGTATGGGATTATTACTACGATATGGATACAGACATTctaataaaatcaaaatctctttcaccagaagagaagaataaaGTTAAGACTCAAGGAATTAGGTCAATATTTTCGAGGTACACTAGCTCACAGGAACAGGTGAACAAACAGAACAGGGCAAAATTACATACAAAAGAGGGCTTAATGACAATTATAATAAATCTTTTGATCAAAGGACAGCATGACAATGAGACGGTCTTAAATACCTTGAAACGGGCTAGCATACTTCAACTCTTACACCTAATAAACAATGGTCGCGATGGTATTAATGGGGTTGAAATGACACTAAAAGACCAATATATCATAAATTACAAAGATTTAATTGTTTTCGCTGATATTTTCGAGTATAATTCCTTGAAGGTATTGAATCTTTTAAACAACTTAGAATTGgatatatcaaaaatattcTGGCCGAACATTACCAATACATACCAGATTAAAAAGAGATTGTTATTGGATTTATACAAACATTTGAAACAGTTGCATAAGTTTATTTCGGTGAATAAAAAGAACTTAGGAAAATTCCTTAATATTGCCATGAATTACCCATTGGTATCTGCTTTTGACGGGATAAACATAGCTCAAGATGACCTTGCCGATttgaatattgaaaaacttTTAGCATCCGAAAGGTCAAGCATGAAATCGATTGATTCTCTTTATGATGGAAGTGCTCCTAATGACACAATCGATCACTTTAATACATACAAGGCATTCAaccttctccttctcccACTATTTTTAAATCCACAATTGGAACATGATGATTCGAGTTTCCTTGGCGGATTAGGCCCTCCAGCCCCTCTAATGCGACTATCTACGGGCAGAAATTATAATTATCAATCTGATTCAAGTCTTTCCATGATTTCCAGTATCTACGAGACAAACGACATCATGAGCCATGATGTTAATTATGAAAATTCGTTGATTGATGACGCAACAACGATTTTCACAACGAAATCCAACATCCCGGACTTATCGAGTCTGATCAACAAATGCCGGCAAATGTCTATAAAAATACTGTATCGAATTCAAAGGCATCATATCGGGCGTCTCATTGTTAACTCGAAGTTAAATCCATTATTCAGAGTAACATATCAAACAGCGAAGCAGGAACTATTCAATTCTTCGGATAACACTTCTACCTTAAATTCTAATGGCCATACCTTGCCTCAACCGAATCAATATCTTCCCTCTACTCCTCCTGTAAGCGCCGACGCCATAAAACCTAGAAATAGCCTCAGACATTCCACAGCATCCTCTCCAAAGCTGGAGAGTTCGATGAAACTCTCAGTTAGCAGAAGAGATCTTTTAAAGGATTTGAGTTTAATAAATGTAGACTCAGAAACAAATGGTCTTCCTGCTCTTACAAATACACCAAACAGACATGATCTTTTGGAGAGTCTCGCAAAGTTAGAAATATCaccaaaacaacaaaataacTTATAG
- the ARO10 gene encoding phenylpyruvate decarboxylase ARO10, translated as MAPVVLDDKSASESPRSDSPVHGLSSVVKDITLGRYVFERLLNCGSKTIFGVPGDFNLPLLEYLYEEELVQNGLQWVGTCNELNAAYAADGYSRYTSKIGCVITTFGVGELSALNGISGAFAEDVKVLHIVGVSPTKFRKNDKFRSHNVHHLVPDLDGDKEPNHEVYFDMIKDRVSCSSAFLHDVESAPEKIDKVIADIYKYSKPGYIFIPADFADEMVSNKNLVETPVIDLPYVIENTTSKDATKKAGDKILQWLYESKTPSVFSDALVGRFNLNKDIRELINKVDMWNFTTAMAKSSLDEHHPKHLGVYKGAETGKEMQSIVEMSDLILHFGPCKNEINFGYYTFRYNDNARVVELSKDKITFFETKANGSVEVQEANFAAVLKYMNENLDVSKISTAYPSVSRTREHIEFGEDDEISQQSLKRIVENFYNPGDVLVVETGSFQFNLINMKFAPEMKYMTQTFYLSIGMALPAALGVGCGMRDYPRSHIINQSAVPADYVPKLILCEGDGAAQMTIQEFASYIRYKIPMNILLFNNNGYTIERAILGPTRSYNDIAPVKWTALLNAFGDFENKFSETVTVSKNKEIIEVLNEWKKEKVPSKIKLAEVMLPVMDIPSELDAMLVNGKPK; from the coding sequence ATGGCTCCAGTAGTTCTAGACGATAAATCTGCATCTGAATCACCAAGAAGCGACTCTCCAGTCCACGGCCTCTCCAGTGTTGTCAAGGACATCACTCTTGGTCGTTATGTGTTCGAGAGATTGCTCAACTGTGGTTCCAAGACCATTTTCGGTGTTCCAGGTGACTTCAACTTGCCTTTGCTAGAATACTTGTacgaagaagagttggTGCAAAACGGGCTCCAATGGGTTGGTACTTGTAACGAATTGAACGCTGCATATGCTGCGGACGGTTACTCCCGTTACACTAGTAAAATCGGTTGTGTAATCACCACATTTGGTGTCGGTGAATTGTCCGCTTTGAACGGTATTTCTGGTGCCTTTGCGGAAGATGTTAAGGTCTTGCACATTGTCGGTGTCAGTCCAACCAAGTTCAGAAAGAATGACAAGTTCCGTTCCCACAATGTTCACCACTTGGTTCCAGACTTGGATGGTGACAAGGAACCAAACCACGAAGTTTACTTCGATATGATTAAGGACAGAGTTTCTTGCTCTAGCGCTTTCTTGCACGATGTCGAATCTGCACCAGAAAAGATCGACAAGGTTATTGCTGATATTTACAAGTACAGTAAGCCAGGTTACATCTTTATTCCAGCTGATTTCGCTGATGAAATGGTCTCTAATAAGAACTTGGTTGAGACCCCAGTTATAGACTTGCCTTATGTCATTGAAAACACAACCTCTAAGGATGCTACCAAAAAGGCCGGTGACAAAATCTTGCAATGGCTATACGAATCTAAGACTCCATCTGTCTTTTCCGACGCTCTAGTTGGTAGATTTAACTTGAACAAGGATATTCGTGAGCTAATCAACAAGGTTGACATGTGGAACTTCACCACTGCCATGGCTAAGTCTTCTTTGGACGAACATCACCCAAAGCATTTGGGTGTCTACAAGGGTGCTGAAACTGGTAAGGAAATGCAATCCATTGTGGAAATGAGTGACTTGATCCTACACTTTGGTCCTTGTAAGAATGAAATCAACTTTGGTTACTACACTTTCCGTTACAACGACAACGCCAGAGTTGTTGAACTTTCGAAGGACAAGATCACATTCTTCGAAACTAAGGCTAATGGTTCAGttgaagttcaagaagctAACTTTGCTGCCGTTTTGAAATACATGAATGAAAACCTAGATGTCTCCAAGATTTCCACCGCTTACCCATCTGTCTCTAGAACTAGAGAACACATCGAATTTggtgaagatgatgaaattagTCAACAGAGTTTGAAGCGTATAGTGGAGAATTTCTACAACCCTGGTGATGTTTTGGTTGTTGAAACTGgttctttccaatttaACTTGATCAACATGAAATTCGCTccagaaatgaaatatatgACACAAACATTCTACCTTTCTATTGGTATGGCTTTGCCAGCTGCATTAGGTGTCGGCTGTGGTATGCGCGACTACCCAAGATCTCACATTATCAACCAATCTGCTGTCCCAGCAGACTATGTTCCAAAGTTGATCTTGTGTGAAGGTGATGGTGCTGCTCAAATGACTATTCAAGAATTTGCTTCTTACATTCGTTACAAGATCCCAATGAAcattcttttgttcaacaacaatggttACACTATTGAAAGAGCTATTCTAGGACCAACCAGAAGTTATAATGATATTGCACCAGTTAAGTGGACCGCTTTGCTTAACGCTTTTGGTgactttgaaaacaaattCAGTGAAACTGTTACTGTTTCCAAGAATAAGGAAATCATTGAAGTTTTGAACGAATGGAAAAAGGAGAAGGTTCCTTCTAAGATCAAGTTGGCAGAAGTTATGTTACCAGTTATGGATATTCCTTCTGAGTTGGATGCTATGTTGGTAAATGGTAAGCCAAAATAA